From a single Porites lutea chromosome 10, jaPorLute2.1, whole genome shotgun sequence genomic region:
- the LOC140950022 gene encoding BTB/POZ domain-containing protein KCTD7-like — protein sequence MQGIPPCTRSSSRDMVGHCETEKSVSCLPRVIPLNVGGYNFVTTLSTLTKDKDSMLAAMFSGRHTLDTDSEGRYFIDRDGTYFKYILNFLRDRNQLPSADVALEVYKEAQFYQLEDLVQILERFSVVFSNKLENARKMKLGNDFSKWQQDIIAQAQKNSLQNLASTSKVSLLSLEDHKKIKECGECVGPHAHNLVVSKSAKQGLVHHQETFEYVQRRFKETDLVVCFLNNTEMKLFVGITEADLKNNGYCCTFREEKIRCKNFKVHYGIGKEECRFNVTEHIVEFEW from the exons ATGCAAGGGATTCCCCCGTGTACGAGGAGCAGTAGCAGAGACATGGTTGGTCACTGTGAAACCGAGAAGTCTGTTTCA TGCTTGCCACGTGTGATTCCACTAAATGTTGGAGGATACAATTTTGTAACCACGCTGTCAACGCTCACCAAGGACAAAGACTCAATGCTGGCGGCTATGTTTAGCGGAAGACACACCCTGGATACTGACAGTGAGGGGCGATACTTTATTGACCGCGATGGGACGTATTTCAAGTACATTCTAAATTTTCTTAGAGATAGAAATCAGCTGCCTTCGGCTGATGTTGCGCTTGAG GTATATAAAGAAGCACAGTTCTACCAACTAGAAGATCTAGTACAAATACTAGAACGGTTCTCTGTCGTGTTCTCAAACAAGTTGGAAAACGCGCGCAAAATGAAACTCGGGAACGACTTCTCCAAATGGCAGCAAGACATCATTGCACAGGCGCAGAAAAATAGCCTACAGAACCTCGCCTCCACGAGTAAGGTAAGCCTGCTGTCACTCGAGGAtcacaagaaaattaaagaatgcgGAGAATGCGTGGGTCCACATGCGCACAATCTGGTGGTATCCAAATCGGCTAAACAGGGTTTAGTACACCATCAGGAAACATTTGAGTACGTACAGAGAAGGTTTAAAGAGACAGATCTAGTCGTTTGCTTTCTGAACAACACGGAAATGAAATTGTTTGTCGGCATCACCGAGGCGGACTTGAAGAACAATGGTTACTGCTGCACTTTCCGCGAAGAGAAAATACGCTGCAAGAACTTTAAAGTTCATTATGGAATAGGCAAAGAGGAGTGCCGCTTTAATGTCACGGAGCACATAGTGGAGTTTGAATGGTAA